Proteins found in one Oryza glaberrima chromosome 4, OglaRS2, whole genome shotgun sequence genomic segment:
- the LOC127772080 gene encoding plasma membrane ATPase, with protein MGGLEEIKNEAVDLENIPIEEVFEQLKCTREGLSSEEGNRRIEMFGPNKLEEKKESKILKFLGFMWNPLSWVMEMAAIMAIALANGGGKPPDWEDFVGIIVLLVINSTISFIEENNAGNAAAALMANLAPKTKVLRDGRWGEQEAAILVPGDIISIKLGDIVPADARLLEGDPLKIDQSALTGESLPVTKNPGDEVFSGSTCKQGEIEAVVIATGVHTFFGKAAHLVDSTNQVGHFQTVLTAIGNFCICSIAVGIVIEIIVMFPIQHRAYRSGIENLLVLLIGGIPIAMPTVLSVTMAIGSHKLSQQGAITKRMTAIEEMAGMDVLCSDKTGTLTLNKLSVDKNLVEVFTKGVDKDHVLLLAARASRTENQDAIDAAMVGMLADPKEARAGIREVHFLPFNPVDKRTALTYIDADGNWHRASKGAPEQILTLCNCKEDVKRKVHAVIDKYAERGLRSLAVARQEVPEKSKESAGGPWQFVGLLPLFDPPRHDSAETIRKALHLGVNVKMITGDQLAIGKETGRRLGMGTNMYPSSALLGQNKDASLEALPVDELIEKADGFAGVFPEHKYEIVKRLQEKKHIVGMTGDGVNDAPALKKADIGIAVADATDAARSASDIVLTEPGLSVIISAVLTSRCIFQRMKNYTIYAVSITIRIVLGFLLIALIWKYDFSPFMVLIIAILNDGTIMTISKDRVKPSPLPDSWKLKEIFATGIVLGSYLALMTVIFFWAMHKTDFFTDKFGVRSIRNSEHEMMSALYLQVSIVSQALIFVTRSRSWSFIERPGLLLVTAFMLAQLVATFLAVYANWGFARIKGIGWGWAGVIWLYSIVFYFPLDIFKFFIRFVLSGRAWDNLLENKIAFTTKKDYGREEREAQWATAQRTLHGLQPPEVASNTLFNDKSSYRELSEIAEQAKRRAEIARLRELNTLKGHVESVVKLKGLDIDTIQQNYTV; from the exons ATGGGTGGGCTCGAGGAGATCAAGAATGAGGCCGTTGATCTG gagAACATACCGATCGAGGAGGTGTTCGAGCAGCTGAAATGTACGCGCGAGGGGCTCTCCTCCGAGGAGGGGAACCGGCGTATCGAGATGTTCGGCCCCAACAAGCTCGAGGAGAAGAAG GAGAGCAAGATACTCAAGTTCTTGGGGTTCATGTGGAACCCGCTGTCGTGGGTCATGGAGATGGCCGCCATCATGGCCATCGCGCtggccaacggcggcggcaagccacCGGACTGGGAGGACTTCGTCGGTATCATTGTCCTGCTGGTTATCAactccaccatctccttcatcGAAGAGAACAACGCCGGCAACGCCGCTGCTGCTCTCATGGCCAACCTTGCACCCAAGACCAAG GTGCTGAGGGATGGCCGATGGGGCGAGCAGGAGGCAGCAATCTTGGTTCCCGGTGACATTATCAGCATCAAGCTCGGTGACATCGTCCCTGCTGATGCTCGTCTCCTTGAGGGTGATCCCCTTAAGATTGACCAGTCTGCACTTACTGGGGAGTCCCTTCCAGTGACCAAGAACCCTGGTGATGAGGTCTTCTCTGGCTCGACCTGCAAGCAGGGTGAGATTGAGGCCGTGGTCATTGCCACTGGAGTGCACACCTTCTTCGGCAAGGCGGCGCATCTTGTTGACAGCACCAACCAAGTTGGTCACTTCCAGACGGTGCTCACTGCGATCGGGAACTTCTGTATCTGCTCGATTGCGGTTGGTATCGTGATCGAGATCATCGTTATGTTCCCGATCCAGCACCGCGCCTACCGTAGTGGCATTGAGAACCTGTTGGTCCTCTTGATCGGTGGTATCCCAATTGCCATGCCTACCGTGCTCTCGGTCACCATGGCCATTGGTTCCCACAAGTTGTCCCAGCAGGGTGCTATCACCAAGAGGATGACTGCCATCGAGGAGATGGCTGGCATGGATGTTCTGTGCAGTGACAAGACCGGAACCCTCACCCTTAACAAGTTGAGCGTCGACAAGAACCTCGTTGAAGTGTTCACTAAAGGTGTTGACAAGGACCATGTTTTGTTGCTGGCTGCAAGGGCATCTAGGACAGAAAACCAAGATGCCATCGATGCTGCCATGGTTGGTATGCTTGCTGATCCCAAGGAGGCAAGAGCCGGTATCAGGGAAGTGCACTTCTTGCCCTTCAACCCAGTTGACAAGAGGACTGCTCTAACATACATCGATGCCGATGGTAACTGGCACCGTGCCAGCAAGGGTGCTCCTGAGCAG ATCCTGACCCTGTGCAACTGCAAGGAGGATGTAAAGAGGAAGGTGCATGCTGTGATTGACAAGTATGCTGAGCGTGGGCTTCGTTCTCTTGCTGTTGCAAGACAG GAAGTacctgagaagtcgaaggagtCTGCTGGTGGACCATGGCAATTCGTTGGTCTGCTGCCCCTGTTTGATCCCCCGAGGCACGACAGTGCTGAAACTATCCGGAAGGCTCTCCATCTTGGTGTTAATGTTAAGATGATCACTG GTGACCAGCTTGCTATTGGTAAGGAGACTGGTAGGAGGCTTGGAATGGGTACAAACATGTATCCTTCATCCGCATTGCTCGGACAAAACAAGGATGCTTCACTTGAGGCACTTCCCGTGGATGAGCTCATTGAGAAGGCTGATGGTTTTGCCGGAGTCTTCCCTG AGCACAAATATGAGATCGTGAAGAGGTTGCAAGAGAAGAAGCACATCGTTGGTATGACCGGAGATGGTGTCAATGATGCCCCTGCTCTTAAGAAGGCCGACATTGGTATTGCTGTTGCTGATGCTACAGATGCCGCAAGAAGTGCTTCCGACATTGTGCTCACTGAGCCAGGTCTTAGTGTCATTATCAGCGCTGTCCTCACTAGCAGATGCATCTTCCAGAGGATGAAGAACTATACC ATTTATGCAGTTTCCATCACCATCCGTATAGTG CTTGGATTTTTGCTTATTGCTCTGATCTGGAAATACGACTTCTCACCCTTCATGGTCCTTATCATTGCCATCCTGAATGACG GTACTATCATGACGATCTCGAAGGACAGAGTTAAGCCTTCTCCCTTGCCAGACAGCTGGAAGCTGAAGGAAATCTTCGCTACCGGTATTGTGCTTGGAAGCTACCTTGCTCTGATGACCGTTATTTTCTTCTGGGCCATGCACAAGACAGACTTTTTCACG GACAAATTCGGTGTCAGATCAATCAGGAACAGTGAACATGAGATGATGTCTGCACTGTACCTCCAAGTCAGTATTGTGAGTCAGGCCCTCATCTTCGTCACCCGTTCTCGCAGCTGGTCCTTCATCGAACGCCCTGGTCTTCTCTTGGTCACTGCATTCATGCTTGCACAACTG GTTGCGACATTCCTCGCTGTCTATGCCAACTGGGGCTTTGCCAGGATCAAGGGCATTGGCTGGGGCTGGGCTGGCGTTATCTGGCTTTACAGCATTGTGTTCTACTTCCCTCTTGACATCTTCAAGTTCTTCATCCGCTTTGTGCTGAGTGGAAGGGCCTGGGACAACCTCCTTGAGAACAAG ATTGCATTCACCACCAAGAAGGATTACggtagggaggagagggaggcacAATGGGCCACCGCACAAAGAACACTTCACGGCCTTCAGCCACCGGAGGTCGCCTCCAACACGCTCTTCAACGACAAGAGCAGCTACCGCGAGCTCTCTGAGATCGCTGAGCAAGCCAAGAGACGAGCTGAGATCGCGAG GCTGAGAGAGCTGAACACTCTCAAGGGCCACGTCGAATCGGTGGTGAAGCTGAAGGGGCTGGACATCGACACGATCCAGCAGAACTACACAGTGTGA